From a region of the Candidatus Schekmanbacteria bacterium genome:
- a CDS encoding prepilin peptidase: GGGVLYSIGWIYEKITGIEGMGGGDIKLLAMIGSFTGIKGVIVTLFSGSLLGSIFGLVIILFLGKDRKYPIPYGIFLSFGALIFILFGNDIVSFYLNLR; this comes from the coding sequence GGTGGAGGAGTGCTTTATTCAATAGGTTGGATATATGAGAAGATAACAGGAATTGAAGGTATGGGAGGCGGAGATATAAAACTTCTTGCAATGATTGGTTCATTTACAGGTATTAAAGGCGTAATTGTAACACTCTTTTCGGGCTCGCTGTTGGGAAGTATCTTCGGTTTGGTTATAATTCTCTTTTTAGGAAAAGATAGAAAATATCCAATACCTTACGGCATATTTTTGTCATTTGGTGCTTTAATATTTATTCTATTTGGCAATGACATTGTTTCTTTCTATTTAAATTTGAGATGA